From the Papaver somniferum cultivar HN1 chromosome 2, ASM357369v1, whole genome shotgun sequence genome, the window GTATCTGTTTGTCAAACACTAAATCCGACCCTTTACAAATTGACTGTACAGGTCTGGGTTAAGCATGTGCTTATATCAACAGGCATAAGCTGATAAGCACTTGAGCTAGACCAACAAGTCTTGATTGTATCATATTTTCCCTTTTAATATCATATTCTAAAGAGTACCAAAAAATCAGCCATTACCTTGCCCTTTGCAATAAATCCCAATGTAAAGGCCCTGTTGTCATGTTGAATGCCCCAGGATAGCATATCAAATGTGCACCTGATCTCGTAGTATTCCGATGATTAGTGTGACGATACAATTAAGCCaagcaaaatatataaaattgaacaTAAAAAGTAAGCACATCAAAATCAATTTGTGGAAGCATTAATCAATTAATTCCAAAATCAAGAGCGACAACGAACAAACCTCGTGCTGCATACAGCATTGCTAGTTCATGAAACCTAATATCATAGCAAATACCTATTCCAATACGTCCAACATCTGCAAAGAAATAATTGAAGATCATGTTCTAACACACGTATAAGCACTAGACATGGAAGAGCTGAATGGACTAGTAGATTCCTATTCATCCCCAACCACCGAAAAGCATCTGATTCTCATCCTTGGAGGGAAAATCGATAAGGATTGaatttaaagaaataaaagttCAAGACAATGGGGCTTCCAGAGAACAACAAATAGAGACTGTTCTCCGAAGAAATGCATAATACCTACCTGTATCCACAATAGTAGGATTCTCCCCAGCAGTCAGAGTTTTTGATTCCATGAATGTAATCTTCCCAGGAATGTCAATATCAAATAGATGTACCTGAAATCGGGGGAAGCAAGTTCTTTCTAAATTGTTACACCTTCAAAAGGGCATCTTTTCCTTTCAGCAGTCCAATCTGTTTGAGCATACATACCTTCCTGTGCTTCGCCAGCAACTTTCCATCTTTCCCAAACAGACAACATGCATTATACAACTTATCACCACATCGTTCTGGTATAGAGCCACCAACTATTGTGACCTTGAGATTGCGAGCCACTTCAGACAACATTGCAGTTGAAGGAGACGCATCACCACCAGCATCAATATCCTCAGCGTACACCGGAAAGCTATCATTTGCATATGGACTATTCCATATTTCCTACAACCACAAACATCCACCCAACAATTAGACTACACTAAACCATAATTAGCTCGAGTTTGTTCAATCAAGACATAATTCAATCAGCTTACACACATTAGTAGTTCTCATCAAATTCAACTAGTCATAGGAAAAATGGTTTTGGCAACTTACAGGCAAGACAACAAGCTGAGCCCCTTTCTCCACAGCTTCCTCAATTGCTTTACGAGCATGCGCAATGTTTCGCTCCTTGTCAGCAGTGACTGATAATTGACAAAGAGCAATCTTGAACTGAAAAAAAATTTACAAATAACAATCATAAACAATACAAATCAATCAAAATCAGGGAAAATTTTGACAAAATTTCAACAAAGATTACAGTTTTGTCAAAATCAGTTGCCCCATACAAATTGATTATGAAAGCAAAGAAGATTACCTTGGTTACAGGGGAAGTAGGCAAT encodes:
- the LOC113347598 gene encoding omega-amidase, chloroplastic-like, giving the protein MGSSAEQSRVPPSLQLPTSPVTKFKIALCQLSVTADKERNIAHARKAIEEAVEKGAQLVVLPEIWNSPYANDSFPVYAEDIDAGGDASPSTAMLSEVARNLKVTIVGGSIPERCGDKLYNACCLFGKDGKLLAKHRKVHLFDIDIPGKITFMESKTLTAGENPTIVDTDVGRIGIGICYDIRFHELAMLYAARGAHLICYPGAFNMTTGPLHWDLLQRARAIDNQLYVATCSPARDAGAGYVAWGHSTLVGPFGEVLATTEHDEAIIIGEIDYSLIELRRTNLPLEKQRRGDLYQLVDVQRKKQQETT